A single Anopheles arabiensis isolate DONGOLA chromosome 2, AaraD3, whole genome shotgun sequence DNA region contains:
- the LOC120897529 gene encoding fumarylacetoacetase, translating to MSFVTVPQGSDFPLENLPYGVFSTAGNPTARIGVAIGEQILDLSAVLSFYPERVQGALKSTVLNDLMSLGWEAWDEVRRTTKELLLEGSALHKDAALQQRALVAQSDAQMHLPATIGDYTDFYSSIHHATNVGVMFRGKENALMPNWKHLPVGYHGRASSVVVSGTPIRRPYGQTLPVEGAEPAFGPCRLFDFELEMAFFVGGPPTALGERVSVRDAARRVFGFVLMNDWSARDIQKWEYVPLGPFTAKNLGTTISPWVVPVAALEPFRVDNFPQDPAPFPYLQHEQQFNFDIKLEVDIKPKTTGVATTVCRSNYRNLYWTALQQIAHHTVTGCNLKPGDLMASGTISGDASDSFGSMLELSWKGTKQVSLAGGETRKFLQDHDEVLIRGYCTGADGLRIGFGSCAGVVLPATPFE from the exons AC CCTACTGCCCGTATTGGCGTGGCAATCGGTGAGCAGATCCTTGACCTGTCCGCGGTGCTCAGCTTCTACCCGGAGCGAGTGCAG GGTGCGCTAAAGTCGACCGTCCTGAACGATCTCATGTCGCTCGGCTGGGAAGCGTGGGATGAGGTGAGACGCACTACgaaggagctgctgctggagggtTCAGCGCTGCACAAGGACGCCGCCCTGCAGCAGCGAGCGCTGGTGGCACAGTCCGACGCCCAGATGCACCTGCCGGCCACGATCGGCGACTATACGGACTTTTACTCGTCGATCCATCACGCCACGAACGTGGGCGTCATGTTCCGCGGCAAGGAGAACGCACTGATGCCGAACTGGAAGCATCTGCCGGTCGGGTACCATGGGCGGGCGAGCTCGGTCGTCGTGTCGGGCACCCCGATCCGCCGCCCGTACGGCCAAACGCTCCCGGTCGAGGGTGCCGAACCGGCGTTCGGCCCTTGCCGGCTGTTTGACTTCGAGCTGGAGATGGCATTCTTCGTCGGTGGACCGCCGACCGCGCTCGGCGAGCGGGTGTCGGTGCGGGACGCGGCCCGGCGCGTGTTCGGCTTCGTGCTGATGAACGACTGGAGCGCACGGGACATCCAGAAGTGGGAGTACGTACCGCTCGGCCCGTTTACGGCGAAAAATCTCGGCACCACGATCTCGCCGTGGGTCGTACCGGTGGCGGCGCTGGAACCGTTCCGGGTGGATAACTTCCCGCAGGATCCGGCACCGTTCCCGTACCTGCAGCACGAGCAGCAGTTCAACTTCGACATCAAGCTGGAGGTTGACATCAAAC CGAAGACAACCGGCGTAGCAACGACGGTCTGCCGGTCCAACTACCGCAACCTGTACTGGACGGCGCTGCAGCAGATCGCACATCACACCGTCACCGGGTGTAATTTGAAGCCGGGCGACCTGATGGCGTCGGGCACGATCAGCGGCGACGCGTCCGACTCGTTCGGCTCGATGCTGGAGCTAAGCTGGAAGGGCACGAAGCAGGTTTCGCTGGCCGGTGGGGAGACGCGCAAATTTCTCCAGGACCACGACGAGGTGCTGATCCGCGGCTACTGTACCGGGGCCGACGGGTTGCGCATCGGGTTCGGATCTTGCGCCGGTGTCGTACTTCCGGCCACGCCGTTCgagtaa
- the LOC120897528 gene encoding glutamate decarboxylase — protein MTSINVEKYKLSDKTAKLTAKDIIPVVQSSDSAETREFLNKIAELLVDYVNIQNDRKEKILDFHHPEDMKKLLTLDIPEDAVTLQQLVKDCAMTLKYQVKTGHPHFFNQLSCGLDVVSMAGEWLTATANTNMFTYEIAPVFILMENVVLSKMRKIIGWDGGDSILAPGGSISNLYAFLAARHKMFPNYKEHGARALPGELVMFTSDQCHYSVKSCAAVCGLGTDNCVMVPSDEHGRLIPAELERLILERKARGQIPFFVNATAGTTVLGAFDPINAVADICEKYNCWFHVDAAWGGGLLLSKKYRHPRFTGIERCDSITWNPHKLMGALLQCSTIHFKEDGLLISCNQMSAEYLFMTDKLYDISYDTGDKVIQCGRHNDIFKLWLQWRSKGTEGFGKHMDHLMELAEYEVKRIKQQSDKFYLIMEPECVNVSFWYIPKRLRGVPHDAKKEQELAKICPIIKSRMMMSGTLMVGYQPDDRRPNFFRSIISSIAVTEADVDFMLNEIDRLGQDL, from the exons ACATCATCCCGGTGGTGCAGTCGTCCGATTCGGCGGAGACGCGCGAGTTCCTGAACAAAATCGCCGAGCTGCTGGTCGACTACGTCAACATACAGAACGACCGGAAGGAGAAGATCCTTGACTTCCACCATCCGGAGGACATGAAGAAGCTGCTCACGCTGGACATCCCCGAGGACGCGGTCACACTGCAACAGCTGGTGAAGGACTGTGCCATGACGCTCAAGTACCAGGTCAAGACAG GACATCCCCATTTCTTCAATCAGCTGTCGTGCGGTCTGGACGTGGTGTCGATGGCGGGCGAGTGGCTGACGGCAACTGCCAACACCAACATGTTCACGTACGAAATTGCCCCAGTGTTCATCCTGATGGAGAACGTCGTGCTGTCGAAGATGCGCAAGATCATTGGCTGGGACGGTGGTGATTCGATCCTGGCGCCCGGTGGCTCCATCTCGAACCTGTACGCGTTTCTGGCCGCCCGGCACAAGATGTTCCCGAACTACAAGGAGCATGGGGCACGTGCCCTGCCCGGTGAGTTGGTCATGTTCACGTCGGACCAATGCCATTACTCGGTCAAGTCATGTGCGGCCGTGTGTGGGCTCGGCACGGACAACTGCGTGATGGTACCGTCGGACGAGCACGGCCGGCTGATTCCGGCCGAGCTGGAGCGGCTGATTTTGGAGCGCAAGGCACGGGGCCAGATTCCGTTCTTCGTGAATGCGACTGCCGGTACTACCGTGCTCGGTGCGTTCGATCCAATTAACGCGGTGGCCGACATTTGCGAGAAGTACAACTGCTGGTTCCACGTTGAT GCCGCTTGGGGTGGTGGTTTGCTGCTATCGAAAAAGTACCGCCATCCACGCTTTACCGGCATCGAAAG ATGCGACTCGATCACATGGAACCCGCACAAGCTGATGGGTGCGCTGCTGCAGTGTTCAACGATTCACTTCAAGGAGGAT GGTCTCCTGATTAGCTGCAACCAGATGTCCGCCGAGTACCTGTTCATGACGGACAAGCTGTACGACATCAGCTACGACACCGGCGACAAGGTGATCCAGTGCGGCCGGCACAACGACATCTTCAAGCTGTGGCTGCAGTGGCGCTCCAAGGGTACGGAAGGGTTCGGCAAGCACATGGACCACCTGATGGAGCTGGCCGAGTACGAGGTGAAGCGCATCAAGCAGCAGTCGGACAAGTTCTACCTGATCATGGAGCCGGAGTGCGTGAACGTTTCCTTCTGGTACATCCCGAAGCGCCTGCGCGGTGTACCGCACGACGCGAAGAAGGAGCAGGAGCTGGCCAAGATCTGCCCGATCATCAAGTCGCGCATGATGATGTCCGGCACGCTGATGGTCGGCTACCAGCCGGACGACCGTCGTCCGAACTTTTTCCGCTCAATCATTTCCTCGATTGCCGTCACGGAGGCGGACGTTGATTTCATGCTGAACGAGATCGACCGTCTCGGGCAGGATCTGTAA